In Macadamia integrifolia cultivar HAES 741 unplaced genomic scaffold, SCU_Mint_v3 scaffold1190, whole genome shotgun sequence, a single genomic region encodes these proteins:
- the LOC122063101 gene encoding heavy metal-associated isoprenylated plant protein 12-like, which yields MVQRTVLKVDVACQRCKKKLLRAVSGLEGVDKVEVDAAKGTLTVTGKADPYQVAVRARKATGRYAEVESVGPPPDPKAKQGDGDSKDGSEKAKPKSDDHQQKCQQPLYLPSTSCTRCDRLYIHIIDDPNVSCSIL from the exons ATGGTGCAAAGGACTGTCTTGAAAGTTGATGTTGCCTGCCAAAGATGCAAGAAGAAGCTCCTAAGGGCTGTCTCAGGATTGGAAG GTGTAGACAAGGTAGAAGTGGATGCAGCCAAGGGCACCTTGACGGTTACTGGGAAAGCCGATCCTTACCAAGTGGCCGTCCGCGCACGGAAAGCCACCGGTAGATACGCCGAAGTGGAGAGCGTTGGGCCTCCTCCCGACCCAAAGGCCAAACAGGGTGATGGAGATAGTAAAGATGGGTCTGAAAAGGCCAAGCCCAAGTCCGACGACCACCAGCAAAAGTGCCAACAGCCTCTTTATCTACCCTCCACTTCTTGCACTAGGTGCGACCGATTGTACATCCACATCATTGATGACCCCAACGTGTCATGTTCCATATTATGA
- the LOC122063096 gene encoding heavy metal-associated isoprenylated plant protein 2-like isoform X1, giving the protein MSSLKVLQKTIVSVELLCSRCKKKVMKLIAGIEGINSIALDASKSTVTVTGDADPFEIIRQVRKFRKSAQIVSVGPQKEEKKEEKKEEKKEEKKETYATCYVPKTCQRCDVWYVVGEDPYHNCSIL; this is encoded by the coding sequence AAAACAATAGTGTCAGTGGAACTGTTATGTTCAAGGTGCAAGAAGAAGGTGATGAAGTTAATTGCAGGAATAGAAGGTATAAATTCTATTGCCCTTGACGCTTCCAAAAGCACAGTGACTGTAACTGGAGATGCTGATCCTTTTGAGATAATAAGACAAGTGAGGAAATTCAGAAAATCTGCACAGATTGTCAGTGTAGGTCctcaaaaggaagagaagaaggaagagaagaaagaagagaagaaggaagagaagaaagaaacatatGCAACTTGTTATGTTCCAAAGACATGCCAAAGATGTGATGTCTGGTATGTGGTAGGGGAAGATCCTTATCATAATTGTTCTATTCTATAA
- the LOC122063096 gene encoding heavy metal-associated isoprenylated plant protein 2-like isoform X2, whose protein sequence is MSDKKTIVSVELLCSRCKKKVMKLIAGIEGINSIALDASKSTVTVTGDADPFEIIRQVRKFRKSAQIVSVGPQKEEKKEEKKEEKKEEKKETYATCYVPKTCQRCDVWYVVGEDPYHNCSIL, encoded by the exons ATGTCAGATAAG AAAACAATAGTGTCAGTGGAACTGTTATGTTCAAGGTGCAAGAAGAAGGTGATGAAGTTAATTGCAGGAATAGAAGGTATAAATTCTATTGCCCTTGACGCTTCCAAAAGCACAGTGACTGTAACTGGAGATGCTGATCCTTTTGAGATAATAAGACAAGTGAGGAAATTCAGAAAATCTGCACAGATTGTCAGTGTAGGTCctcaaaaggaagagaagaaggaagagaagaaagaagagaagaaggaagagaagaaagaaacatatGCAACTTGTTATGTTCCAAAGACATGCCAAAGATGTGATGTCTGGTATGTGGTAGGGGAAGATCCTTATCATAATTGTTCTATTCTATAA